The following coding sequences are from one Nicotiana tomentosiformis chromosome 3, ASM39032v3, whole genome shotgun sequence window:
- the LOC138907974 gene encoding uncharacterized mitochondrial protein AtMg00820-like produces MKTRGALKKKTNIALISQIEPKKVDKALKDSSWVQAMQEEFDQFDKNQVWTLVPKPGNATIIGTKWVFRKKLNEEGKVIRNKERLVALGYSQQEGVDYDEIFAPGARLESIHADLTGDKDDRKVEPQLHGKSLIFWNSKKQGSVALTTTEAEYIAIG; encoded by the exons ATGAAAACAAGAGGGGCTCTAAAGAAAAAGACTAACATCGCACTCATATCCCAAATAGAGCCAAAGAAAGTTGATAAAGCTCTGAAAGACTCAAGTTGGGTGCAGGCTATGCAAGAAGAATTTGATCAGTTTGACAAAAATCAAGTTTGGACATTAGTGCCCAAACCAGGAAATGCAACAATCATAGGGACTAAGTGGGTATTCAGAAAGAAACTGAATGAAGAAGGCAAAGTTATCCGGAACAAAGAAAGGCTAGTCGCTTTGGGTTACTCTCAACaggaaggagtcgactatgatgaAATATTTGCTCCGGGAGCACGGTTAGAATCAATTC ACGCAGATCTTACAGGTGATAAAGATGACAGGAAAGTGGAACCTCAACTACATGGTAAATCGCTTATTTTCTGGAACAGTAAGAAACAGGGATCAGTTGCACTAACTACAACTGAAGCTGAATACATTGCTATTGGataa